The genome window CATGTTCCACTCCTGCTGCAGCATTTTTTTCGTCATGCCGTGCGCGAAGGTGGGGCCGCCGGCCAGGCCGGCGGCGAACAGCTGCGCCGCCTCGGCCAGTTCTTCCGGCTCGACCAGGCGGTTGAGCCAACCCCAGCGCTCGGCCTCGGCGCCGGCCAGGGAGCGCCCCGTGTACAGCAGTTCGGCGGCGCGGCCCTGGCCGATCACGCGCGGCAGCAAGGCGCAGGCGCCCATGTCGCAGCCGGCCAGGCCCACGCGGGTAAACAAAAAGGCCGTCTTGCTGCGCGCCGTGCCGATGCGGATGTCGGACGCCAGCGCCAGCATGGCGCCGGCGCCCGCGCAAATGCCGTCGATGGCGGCGACGATGGGTTGCGGACAGGCGCGCATGGCTTTTACTACATCGCCCGTCATGCGGGTAAACGCCAGCAGGCCGGGCATGTCGAGCTGCGTCAGCGGGCCGATGATGTCGTGCACATCGCCGCCCGAGCAGAAATTGCCGCCGCTGCCAGTGATCACCACAACCTTGACGTCGTCCGCATGCGCCAGCGTGCGGAACAGCTCGCGCAGCTCGGCATAGGAATCGAAGGTGAGCGGATTTTTGCGCTCGGGCCGGTGCAGGGTCAGGGTGGCGACGCCTGCGTCGACGGAAAACAGAAAATGCCGCGCGGCGTAGTCGGCCAAGCTGGCGCGGTTGCCTGGCAGGTCTTGCGGCTGGCCGGGTAAGTGGCGCATGGTGCTTCCTTTATTTATCGATGATGTCACGATCGTGTTCATTCAAGTGCTGTTTCATCTGCGACAGCAGTTCGATCAATCGGGTTTTGTCGTCCGGCGTCACGCCGTGCAGCAGTTCGGCGATCCAGCCCTCGTGCACGCGCGCCATCTCGTCGAAGGCGCGCCGCCCGGCCGGCGTCAGCTTGACGCTGTACGAGCGGCGGTCCTTCGGGTCGACCACGCGCACCACCAGTTTTTCCTGCTCCAGTTGGTCGGTGATGCCCGTGATATTGCCGCCCGTGACCATCATGCGCTTGGACAGTTCGCCCATGCGCAAGCCTTCGGGAAAGCGCTCGAGCTGCGCCATCAAGTCGAAGCGGGGCAAGGTGATGCCGAAGCTGGCGCGCAAGCGCGTGCGCACCTCGTTTTCGATTTTCACCGTGCACGAGAGCATGCGCAGCCACAGCTTGAGCGACTGGTGGTGGTCCTGCGTCAGGCGGCTGGACAGGTCCAGTACCGGTTGTTCTTGCGCGTCAGCGCTTTCTTTATCCATGATCTTCATTCAGTTACATTACTTCACCGCCGGCGACGGCGATCGATTGTCCATTCATGGCGGCCGATGCGGGCAGGCAGAGCCACGCCACCGCATCGGCCACTTCCTGCGGCTGCACCAGCCGGTGCTGCGGATTGGCGGCCGCCAGTTCCGCGCGCGCCGCGTCTTCGCCGCGCCCCGTCTTGCGCACGATATTCTGCACGGCTTGCGCCACCATGTCCGTTTCCGTGTAACCGGGGCAGACGGCGTTGACGGTGACGCCGCGCGGCGCCACTTCCAGCGCCAGCGCGCGCGTCAGGCCAATCACGCCATGCTTGGCGGCGACATAGGCGCTGACGTAACGGTAGCCTTTCAAGCCCGCCGTCGACGCCACGTTGACGATACGTCCCCAGCCCGCTTCCAGCATGGCCGGCATGGCGGCCTGGCAGCAGTGAAAGACCCCCGTCAGGTTCACGGCCAGCATCTGCTGCCAGATGGCGGCGTCCGTCTTGCCGAAGGGCGCCGCGTGCGCCTGGCCCGCGTTATTGACCAGTATATCGATGCGGCCGAAATGCGCCCCCGCCTGCGCGAAGCCGGCCTGCACGGACGCTTCCACGCTCACGTCGAGCACGCAGATGGCCACCCTGCCCGCGTGGCCCGCCTCTTCCAGCTGCATGCGCGCGCGCGCCAGCCGCGCGCCATCGCGCCCGGCCAGGGTGACCCGGGCGCCCGCGTCGAGCAAGGCGCACGCGCAGGCCAGGCCGATGCCGCTGCCGGCGCCCGTCACCAGCGCGTGTTTTTCTGACAGCGTGTCCATCAATGCTTGCTTGCTCATGTCATCCTTCCAGCAGCCGCGCGGCCACCTGTTGCGGGGTGAGGCCCGTGCTGGCGGCGGCCAACTGGCGCTCGCGCTGCAGATTGCGTTCCAGCTGCTGCTGGCCCGGCCGGTACTGTTTCGGCCACGCTGCGCCTGCGCCGCTGTAGCCGATGCGCGCCATTTCGGTCAGGGTCCAGGCCGGGTTGGCCAGGTGCGGGCGGCCCACGGCG of Janthinobacterium sp. PAMC25594 contains these proteins:
- a CDS encoding enoyl-CoA hydratase family protein; translated protein: MRHLPGQPQDLPGNRASLADYAARHFLFSVDAGVATLTLHRPERKNPLTFDSYAELRELFRTLAHADDVKVVVITGSGGNFCSGGDVHDIIGPLTQLDMPGLLAFTRMTGDVVKAMRACPQPIVAAIDGICAGAGAMLALASDIRIGTARSKTAFLFTRVGLAGCDMGACALLPRVIGQGRAAELLYTGRSLAGAEAERWGWLNRLVEPEELAEAAQLFAAGLAGGPTFAHGMTKKMLQQEWNMGVDEAIEAEAQAQAICMATNDFHRAYHAFVAKEKPQFEGN
- a CDS encoding MarR family winged helix-turn-helix transcriptional regulator, encoding MDKESADAQEQPVLDLSSRLTQDHHQSLKLWLRMLSCTVKIENEVRTRLRASFGITLPRFDLMAQLERFPEGLRMGELSKRMMVTGGNITGITDQLEQEKLVVRVVDPKDRRSYSVKLTPAGRRAFDEMARVHEGWIAELLHGVTPDDKTRLIELLSQMKQHLNEHDRDIIDK
- a CDS encoding SDR family NAD(P)-dependent oxidoreductase, with amino-acid sequence MSKQALMDTLSEKHALVTGAGSGIGLACACALLDAGARVTLAGRDGARLARARMQLEEAGHAGRVAICVLDVSVEASVQAGFAQAGAHFGRIDILVNNAGQAHAAPFGKTDAAIWQQMLAVNLTGVFHCCQAAMPAMLEAGWGRIVNVASTAGLKGYRYVSAYVAAKHGVIGLTRALALEVAPRGVTVNAVCPGYTETDMVAQAVQNIVRKTGRGEDAARAELAAANPQHRLVQPQEVADAVAWLCLPASAAMNGQSIAVAGGEVM